Proteins from a genomic interval of Flammeovirgaceae bacterium SG7u.111:
- the pglX gene encoding BREX-1 system adenine-specific DNA-methyltransferase PglX, translating into MNTNALKKFAQDARRKLMEQVGSRLEYVLNNDTSELREKAKSLAKLQKEIQGSSKEQVVEKVAYTWFNRFVALRFMDANGYQPIGTRVLSPKEGFTIPELLDEAKKGHLFSELDEYGLVDKNRLYGLLDGKIPSGDPQNDAYKLLLIGACNHLSEVFPFLFERIDDYAELLLPTDLTSEFSILHDVLEGMPLEDCQEVEIIGWLYQFYISEKKDEVFAKKGKVEADEIPAATQLFTPRWIVEYMVQNTLGKLWLQNRPQSSLKEYMPYYIESPSSTAEDYLKLNSPEELTLLDQACGSGHILVYGFDLLAKIYEEEGYSNSEIPQLIIEKNLFGFEIDERAAQLSGFALMMKAREYYRRVFRKSLSPQILCYQNSELKSYLGDKNAETFFIDSNKLKAFCPYQYVLAKNVEVIKKEAFLDDDTGETVKIERVETFQKKGSEINEKTVAFLVENHIEGVECYVDEVKDVLRTLGFPFSSEIYRDLREMTFATNFGSLIMPWSSLKSRNALLQLATEEIAKGTIHNNKLLTLKKALEQLALLGRKYHCIVDNPPYMGGGNMNKELADFVKHEYPDSKADLMACFMEAGLKMLEPKGFLGMVNQQSWMFLSSYESMRKKMLQGHTIDSLIQIGYNSFPELNSKVVQCSAFCIVAESELKKGVYFNLNDVGQSENKRNVFVDKLESSSFYTANQNDFQKIPGSPIGYWLSEMAMKSFAKYSRLSVLCDTKKGLATSDNNRFLKSWFEVKNEDTYFNRGEEKKWFPHHKGGARRKWFGNHEFVINWENDGDEIKNFKDSNGKLRSRPQNLNYNLKQAVTWSKITSGDFSSRICSGGFLFDDASAICYNSDFDVLKKVNLFLNSKVSQVLLNSINPTLNIQIGDIGGLPVNIENDIKVHDNCLVISQSEWNSRETSWDFTTNELLKQNKSTLAEAYEGYCAHWQEQFEQLHANEEALNKEFIEIYGLQEELTPDVALKDITILRDEVDQKQLGQLSEAFGSGWELSGDQWHLKNENPYANFQLPFDQAEIIKQFISYAVGCMFGRYSLDKEGLVLANQGETLKEYIEKVGAEALSLTPDEDNIIPLLNDEWFEDDIVAQFQAFLKASFGSAHFSENLRFVEDALGKTLRKYFIADFYKEHIKRYKKRPIYWQFSSPKGSFNALIYMHRYTPDTLNRMLNGYLRELQEKVRSRMEHLEQVSVSGSSAEQTKAIKEKEKYADILRELQAYEREILYPIATERIPIDLDDGVLVNYNKFGAAIKDVAGLNDKKAKDKVKQFDWTDTSLIR; encoded by the coding sequence ATGAACACCAACGCCTTAAAGAAATTTGCACAAGATGCAAGGAGAAAACTGATGGAGCAAGTAGGCTCTAGGCTGGAATATGTGCTGAACAACGATACTTCCGAACTTAGGGAAAAAGCCAAAAGCCTAGCAAAGCTCCAAAAGGAGATACAGGGTTCTTCCAAAGAGCAGGTGGTGGAAAAGGTAGCCTATACGTGGTTCAACCGCTTTGTAGCCTTACGCTTTATGGATGCCAATGGCTACCAGCCCATAGGCACGAGGGTGCTAAGCCCCAAAGAGGGCTTCACCATACCCGAACTGCTGGACGAAGCCAAAAAAGGACACCTGTTTAGCGAGCTGGATGAATATGGCTTGGTGGACAAAAACAGGCTATACGGCTTGCTAGACGGAAAAATACCGAGCGGAGACCCTCAGAACGACGCCTATAAGCTTTTGCTGATAGGGGCTTGTAACCACCTTAGCGAGGTGTTCCCTTTCCTTTTTGAGCGAATAGACGACTATGCCGAGCTGCTGCTCCCCACAGACCTTACCTCAGAATTTTCCATACTCCACGATGTGCTAGAGGGAATGCCTTTGGAAGACTGCCAAGAGGTAGAGATTATTGGTTGGCTCTATCAGTTTTATATTTCGGAGAAAAAGGACGAGGTGTTCGCCAAAAAAGGGAAGGTAGAAGCCGATGAAATTCCTGCTGCTACCCAACTGTTTACGCCCCGTTGGATTGTGGAGTATATGGTGCAAAATACCCTTGGGAAGTTGTGGTTGCAGAATAGACCACAATCGAGCCTAAAGGAATACATGCCGTATTATATTGAGTCGCCTTCTTCTACAGCGGAGGACTATTTAAAACTCAATAGTCCTGAAGAGCTGACTTTATTAGACCAAGCTTGTGGTAGTGGACATATTTTGGTTTATGGTTTCGATTTGTTGGCAAAAATATACGAGGAGGAAGGGTATAGCAATAGTGAGATTCCCCAACTGATTATAGAAAAGAATTTGTTCGGGTTTGAGATAGACGAGCGAGCTGCGCAACTTTCTGGGTTTGCCCTAATGATGAAGGCAAGGGAATATTACAGAAGGGTATTTAGAAAGTCTTTGTCTCCCCAAATTTTATGCTACCAAAATTCAGAGTTAAAAAGTTATCTTGGCGATAAAAATGCTGAAACTTTTTTTATAGACAGTAACAAGCTAAAAGCTTTTTGCCCCTACCAATATGTACTTGCCAAAAACGTAGAGGTGATTAAAAAAGAAGCCTTCCTAGATGACGATACAGGAGAGACTGTTAAGATTGAAAGGGTTGAAACATTTCAAAAAAAAGGGTCGGAGATTAATGAAAAAACAGTAGCGTTTTTAGTGGAAAACCACATAGAAGGCGTAGAGTGTTATGTTGATGAGGTTAAGGATGTTTTAAGAACTTTGGGCTTTCCATTCTCCAGTGAAATATACAGGGACTTGAGGGAGATGACTTTCGCTACTAATTTTGGCTCTCTGATAATGCCATGGAGTAGCTTGAAAAGCCGAAACGCCCTATTGCAACTCGCTACGGAAGAAATAGCAAAAGGCACAATCCATAATAATAAGCTTCTGACATTAAAGAAAGCTTTAGAGCAGCTTGCTTTGCTAGGTAGGAAATACCACTGTATTGTCGATAACCCACCGTATATGGGCGGGGGGAATATGAACAAAGAATTGGCTGATTTTGTAAAACACGAATACCCCGACTCCAAAGCGGATTTGATGGCTTGTTTTATGGAAGCAGGTTTGAAAATGTTGGAACCGAAAGGTTTTTTGGGGATGGTAAATCAGCAGTCTTGGATGTTTCTTAGTAGCTATGAGTCGATGCGAAAAAAGATGCTACAGGGGCATACAATAGATAGCTTAATTCAAATTGGTTATAATTCATTTCCCGAGCTAAATTCAAAAGTAGTTCAGTGCAGTGCTTTCTGTATTGTGGCAGAAAGTGAACTAAAGAAAGGGGTGTATTTTAACTTGAACGATGTAGGGCAATCCGAAAATAAACGCAATGTTTTTGTTGATAAATTGGAAAGTTCAAGCTTCTACACCGCCAACCAAAACGACTTCCAAAAAATCCCTGGTAGCCCGATTGGGTATTGGTTGAGTGAGATGGCGATGAAGTCATTTGCTAAATATTCCCGTCTTTCGGTTTTATGTGATACAAAAAAAGGGTTAGCAACTTCAGATAATAATCGTTTCTTAAAATCATGGTTTGAAGTCAAAAACGAAGATACTTACTTTAATAGAGGTGAAGAAAAGAAATGGTTTCCGCACCATAAAGGGGGGGCGAGACGTAAATGGTTTGGTAATCATGAGTTTGTGATTAATTGGGAGAACGATGGGGATGAAATAAAAAATTTTAAAGATTCGAATGGTAAATTAAGATCGCGCCCGCAGAATTTAAATTATAATTTAAAGCAAGCTGTAACATGGTCTAAAATTACAAGTGGAGATTTTTCTTCTCGAATATGCTCTGGTGGTTTTTTGTTTGATGATGCAAGTGCAATATGTTATAATTCGGATTTTGATGTTTTGAAAAAAGTTAATCTTTTTCTTAATTCAAAGGTTTCTCAAGTACTTCTGAATAGTATAAACCCTACTTTAAATATACAAATTGGTGACATTGGGGGGCTACCTGTTAATATTGAAAATGATATAAAGGTACATGATAATTGCTTAGTCATTTCCCAATCCGAATGGAACTCCCGCGAGACTTCATGGGACTTCACGACCAATGAACTTTTAAAACAAAACAAAAGCACATTAGCCGAAGCCTATGAGGGGTATTGTGCACATTGGCAGGAGCAGTTCGAGCAGTTGCATGCCAATGAGGAGGCACTGAACAAGGAGTTCATCGAGATCTACGGCCTGCAGGAAGAGCTGACGCCCGATGTGGCGCTGAAGGACATTACGATTTTGCGGGATGAGGTGGATCAGAAGCAACTGGGGCAGTTGTCGGAGGCTTTCGGTTCAGGCTGGGAATTATCAGGCGACCAATGGCACCTCAAGAATGAAAACCCTTACGCCAACTTCCAATTGCCATTCGATCAGGCAGAAATCATCAAGCAGTTCATCAGCTATGCAGTAGGCTGTATGTTTGGCAGGTATAGCCTAGACAAGGAAGGGTTGGTTCTTGCCAACCAAGGGGAGACGCTAAAAGAGTATATAGAAAAAGTAGGTGCTGAAGCCCTCTCCCTCACTCCAGACGAAGACAACATTATCCCACTATTGAATGACGAATGGTTTGAAGACGATATTGTAGCCCAGTTCCAAGCCTTTCTAAAAGCCAGCTTTGGTTCGGCACACTTTTCTGAAAACCTCCGCTTTGTAGAAGATGCGTTGGGCAAGACCTTGCGCAAATACTTCATAGCCGACTTTTACAAAGAGCACATAAAGCGTTATAAAAAACGCCCCATCTACTGGCAGTTTAGCAGCCCCAAAGGCAGCTTCAATGCCCTTATCTACATGCACCGCTACACGCCCGATACGCTCAACCGTATGCTCAATGGCTATTTGAGGGAGCTACAAGAAAAAGTGCGTTCACGAATGGAGCATTTGGAGCAGGTGTCCGTCTCGGGCAGTTCGGCAGAGCAAACCAAGGCGATAAAAGAGAAAGAAAAATATGCCGACATCTTGCGGGAGCTGCAAGCCTACGAGCGTGAGATTTTGTACCCCATAGCCACCGAGCGTATTCCCATCGACCTCGACGACGGCGTGTTGGTGAACTACAACAAGTTTGGCGCAGCCATAAAAGACGTGGCAGGGCTAAACGACAAAAAAGCAAAAGACAAAGTGAAGCAGTTTGACTGGACAGATACGAGCTTGATAAGGTAA
- a CDS encoding AAA family ATPase, whose translation MESRIFPNWGELNELNNPLTEGEKTLLTYLDKYLPVDRRWTKDQPLTDYDGWLIFAQPFLNGTRPDIIIFNPFVGIVIYEVKDWKNLDSVKDYNSLSPLRQVEHYKEKIIGQLIPHMGEVIDSNPKNYGLIKTALYFHKVSTKDAQDAFEKKIKGFDYFPVFGFDFLHEERLNQIVPDVHITKSRFWNRSWNKDLFYWLKPPFHSKDDGVFLNLSKNQKVIARPKEGHHRARGVAGSGKTLALAWRAAQLASMGKNVLIISYNITLWHYIRDMVMRTPFDFYTNYITYNHFHGFCKDVLYSLGEKWPNSSNAEESEEEKKYFFKTVVPEYVRAVLMKRGRQRLVKYDAILIDEGQDYHLDWYQLLNDHFLTSRDELLVVLDKKQNIYERKLDWLDKRSNSNFLKKFEDKYIDLSTSYRMPSQVQNLAVRFSEDFDMDQSLQMRKVEMTMQVGFNNVDSPHIIWLNIMEGEWEGYIKNAFLRLKRESEHPSDMVFLIPNKEIGTDAVRLFGENYNIEANHVFDRKHKKSFWMGDGRLKISTIHSFKGWELRNIVLLIPEAGHESLRKLDSMVYTAITRTRQNLIVINANPRYKDFGEGYPKHWHKQDQSLFA comes from the coding sequence ATGGAAAGTAGAATTTTCCCAAATTGGGGTGAGCTTAATGAACTAAACAATCCCCTCACTGAAGGTGAGAAAACCCTTCTTACTTATCTTGATAAATATCTTCCAGTAGATAGAAGGTGGACTAAAGACCAACCATTAACTGATTATGATGGCTGGCTGATTTTTGCACAACCATTTTTAAATGGTACTAGACCTGATATTATAATCTTCAATCCGTTTGTGGGAATTGTGATTTATGAGGTGAAGGATTGGAAAAACCTTGACAGCGTTAAGGATTATAATAGCCTTAGCCCTTTGAGGCAGGTAGAACACTACAAAGAAAAAATAATAGGTCAGCTTATTCCTCACATGGGTGAAGTCATTGACAGTAACCCTAAAAATTATGGTCTAATCAAGACTGCTCTTTATTTTCATAAAGTTAGCACCAAAGATGCTCAAGATGCCTTTGAAAAAAAAATAAAGGGTTTTGACTATTTTCCAGTGTTTGGTTTTGACTTTCTTCATGAAGAACGGTTGAACCAAATCGTTCCTGATGTACATATAACAAAAAGTAGGTTTTGGAATCGTTCTTGGAACAAAGACCTTTTTTATTGGCTTAAACCTCCTTTCCATTCAAAAGATGATGGAGTTTTTTTAAACCTCAGTAAAAACCAAAAAGTAATAGCTAGACCTAAAGAAGGCCATCATAGAGCTAGGGGTGTTGCAGGAAGTGGTAAGACACTTGCGTTAGCATGGAGAGCCGCACAATTAGCTTCTATGGGGAAAAATGTGCTGATAATATCTTATAACATCACCTTATGGCATTATATAAGAGATATGGTTATGAGAACCCCATTTGACTTTTATACAAACTATATCACTTACAATCACTTTCATGGGTTCTGTAAAGATGTCTTATATAGCCTTGGGGAAAAGTGGCCTAACTCTTCTAATGCAGAAGAGTCGGAAGAAGAGAAAAAGTATTTCTTTAAAACAGTTGTACCTGAGTATGTTAGAGCTGTTTTAATGAAGAGAGGAAGGCAAAGGTTAGTTAAATACGATGCAATATTAATAGATGAAGGCCAAGACTACCATTTAGATTGGTATCAGTTATTGAATGACCATTTTTTGACATCTAGAGATGAGTTATTGGTTGTACTCGACAAGAAGCAAAACATATACGAGAGGAAGTTAGATTGGCTTGACAAGAGATCAAATAGCAATTTCCTGAAAAAGTTTGAAGATAAGTATATAGACCTTTCTACTTCCTATAGAATGCCTTCCCAAGTTCAAAACTTGGCGGTTCGGTTTAGTGAAGATTTTGATATGGATCAAAGCTTACAGATGAGAAAAGTTGAGATGACCATGCAAGTAGGGTTTAATAATGTTGATTCCCCACATATTATATGGCTAAACATAATGGAGGGCGAATGGGAAGGGTATATAAAGAATGCTTTCTTAAGGTTAAAAAGAGAGTCGGAGCACCCCTCGGATATGGTGTTTCTGATTCCAAATAAGGAAATTGGAACTGACGCAGTTCGCTTATTTGGCGAAAATTATAATATAGAAGCTAACCATGTTTTTGATCGTAAGCATAAGAAATCATTTTGGATGGGTGATGGAAGGTTGAAGATTTCTACCATCCATAGTTTTAAGGGCTGGGAATTAAGAAATATTGTACTTCTTATACCTGAGGCGGGACATGAGAGTTTGAGGAAATTAGACTCAATGGTTTATACCGCTATTACAAGAACAAGACAGAATTTGATCGTCATAAATGCTAATCCTAGATATAAAGATTTTGGGGAGGGCTATCCTAAGCATTGGCATAAGCAAGATCAGTCACTGTTTGCTTAA
- the brxC gene encoding BREX system P-loop protein BrxC, producing the protein MKIKDIFSKDINRTIETVIKADDRSHIADEVTEYVVTHEIAKKIRDFFQEYKDYSGANGVWISGFFGSGKSHLLKILSYVLENKECNGYKSGELFAEKIEDDEMLKGDVLHATTLPSESILFNIDQQAQITSKSQENAILSVFYKVFFDHLGYYGFQTHVAEFEMWLDKQGKYEAFIQQFDQKHPQEWKKARLDYFDPLVTDDIAEVLGELFGNDPSKYENILDDIEEKQKQSIEDFCERVHEYISSKPKGFRLNFFVDEVGQYISDNTKLMLNLQTIAETLATRTNGHSWILVTSQEDMEKVVGDMNKKQQNDFSRIQARFKLKIPLTSANVDEVIEKRILEKNGDAKELLANKWEEEHANLETLLSFSDGGVQFKHYKDKNDFTNKYPFVAYQFELFQHCRRALSTHNAFQGKHSAIGERSMLGVFQQVSQQIEGKEDNALVSFDLMFEGIRNELRGEIQSSITLAENNIDDLFVISVLKALFLVKYFSNFKPTKRNVSVLMLSDIHVDLKAHERKVEEALNLLENQSYIQRNGELFEFLTDDEKDVEQEIKATDIDDQSVNTLLKEIFFDEIIRDNKIKFIDNKQDYDFTSKIDGISLGREKELEIEIITPNYPSYESADILKAQTMGSNGMKMVLASDAIFLKDLKMYLRTDKYIKQNQSTANRAELKRILQEKAQQNAQRRRSLVRLGNELLAASDVYLNGSKLEMNAAGEGKNKVANAFQFLVKVAYPNLRMLANRPFSEATIQQEMNSSDDSLFAADDKTMTEAEQEILTLIQRRKSQSDRTSLNDLRDSLTRKPYGWYPNAIWTLVVRLYKRGKLELRQNTNLLDNGAVVATLLNTKQHPNTLLELQATIDPKLVRELKETYSEAFDQNCPYSEGKDIANAFKEEVGKMEGQVRELLQRKGDYPFLAMLEEHHAFLDKLGKKEYAYYLQEVRQFSDELLDFKEDVYSPLMRFWNGEQRKIYDDIRHVLNGDTSNLDYVEGDELQRLTEAFQHPKPFAGNTIKEAKAVKEQLRKKVLEKIENEKKNALAEANKALGELRERPDFTGLELHQQAQIAQPLEEEIRKISEQKYIGNIQVAKSKIKEMLLPRQLNEMARLNAENQPTAANEPTVKYNRISRVQVKYDKKEIHTEQEVEEYIAAYKEALLNEIKNNHRIVL; encoded by the coding sequence ATGAAAATAAAGGACATTTTTTCAAAAGACATTAACCGAACCATAGAAACGGTTATAAAAGCCGACGATAGGTCTCACATTGCCGACGAAGTAACAGAATACGTTGTGACACATGAAATCGCAAAGAAAATAAGAGATTTTTTTCAGGAGTACAAAGACTACAGTGGGGCGAACGGGGTTTGGATTTCTGGTTTTTTTGGGAGCGGTAAATCACACCTTCTCAAGATTTTGTCGTATGTCCTTGAGAACAAAGAATGCAATGGGTATAAAAGCGGCGAACTGTTTGCCGAGAAGATTGAGGATGACGAGATGCTGAAAGGGGACGTGCTTCATGCAACCACGCTCCCATCCGAATCCATCCTGTTCAATATTGACCAACAAGCGCAAATAACCTCTAAGTCTCAGGAAAACGCTATTTTATCGGTTTTTTACAAAGTCTTTTTTGACCATTTGGGTTACTATGGCTTCCAGACCCATGTAGCCGAATTTGAGATGTGGCTCGACAAACAAGGAAAATACGAAGCGTTCATCCAGCAGTTTGACCAGAAGCATCCGCAGGAGTGGAAAAAAGCGAGACTCGATTATTTTGACCCCTTGGTAACCGACGATATTGCCGAGGTACTTGGTGAATTGTTTGGCAACGACCCTTCCAAATACGAAAACATACTTGACGATATAGAAGAAAAACAAAAGCAGTCCATAGAAGACTTTTGTGAGAGGGTACACGAATATATTTCAAGCAAACCCAAAGGGTTTCGCCTCAACTTTTTTGTAGATGAAGTAGGGCAATACATTAGCGACAATACCAAGCTGATGCTCAACTTGCAGACGATAGCCGAAACATTGGCTACCAGAACCAATGGACATTCTTGGATTTTGGTCACTAGCCAAGAGGACATGGAAAAAGTGGTGGGGGATATGAACAAAAAGCAACAGAACGACTTTTCTCGGATACAGGCTAGGTTTAAGTTAAAAATCCCGCTGACATCGGCGAACGTGGACGAAGTGATAGAAAAGAGGATTCTCGAAAAAAATGGGGATGCGAAGGAGTTGTTGGCAAACAAATGGGAGGAAGAACACGCCAATTTGGAAACATTGCTTTCCTTCTCCGATGGGGGCGTGCAGTTCAAGCACTACAAAGATAAAAATGACTTCACCAACAAATACCCTTTTGTAGCCTATCAGTTCGAGCTGTTCCAGCATTGCCGAAGGGCACTTTCTACCCACAATGCTTTCCAAGGGAAGCATTCGGCAATAGGCGAAAGGTCTATGCTCGGGGTATTCCAACAAGTCTCGCAGCAAATAGAAGGAAAAGAGGACAATGCCCTTGTTTCGTTCGACCTTATGTTTGAAGGGATTAGGAACGAGCTAAGGGGAGAGATACAAAGCTCCATTACACTAGCCGAAAACAACATAGACGATTTATTTGTCATCTCGGTGCTCAAAGCACTGTTTTTGGTGAAATACTTCTCCAACTTCAAGCCTACCAAAAGAAACGTCTCGGTGCTAATGCTCAGCGACATACATGTTGACCTGAAAGCACACGAAAGAAAAGTGGAAGAAGCCCTCAACCTGCTCGAAAACCAAAGTTACATCCAACGAAATGGGGAGCTTTTTGAGTTTTTGACCGACGACGAAAAAGACGTAGAGCAGGAAATAAAGGCTACGGATATAGACGACCAGTCCGTAAACACCTTGCTGAAGGAAATATTTTTCGATGAAATCATCAGGGACAACAAGATAAAGTTCATCGACAACAAGCAAGACTATGACTTCACTAGCAAGATAGACGGCATAAGCCTTGGGAGGGAAAAGGAGCTGGAGATAGAAATAATCACGCCTAACTACCCGAGCTACGAGTCTGCCGATATTCTTAAAGCACAAACCATGGGCAGCAATGGGATGAAAATGGTATTGGCTTCCGATGCTATCTTCTTGAAGGACTTGAAAATGTATTTGAGAACCGACAAATACATAAAGCAGAACCAATCTACCGCCAACAGGGCTGAGCTAAAGCGGATATTGCAAGAAAAAGCCCAGCAAAATGCACAAAGAAGGCGCAGCTTGGTACGGCTGGGCAACGAGCTGCTAGCTGCTTCCGATGTGTACTTGAACGGCAGCAAACTGGAAATGAACGCTGCTGGCGAAGGGAAAAACAAAGTGGCGAATGCTTTCCAATTCCTTGTAAAAGTAGCTTACCCAAACCTGAGGATGTTGGCAAACCGACCATTTTCGGAGGCGACTATCCAGCAAGAAATGAATAGCTCGGACGACAGCCTTTTTGCTGCCGACGACAAGACCATGACCGAGGCGGAGCAAGAAATACTGACGCTGATACAGCGCAGGAAAAGCCAGTCTGACCGAACTTCTCTTAACGACCTACGGGATAGCCTGACCAGAAAGCCCTACGGGTGGTATCCGAATGCTATTTGGACACTGGTGGTAAGGCTTTACAAAAGAGGAAAGCTTGAGCTAAGGCAAAACACGAACTTGCTGGACAATGGGGCGGTGGTAGCTACGCTTTTGAATACCAAACAACACCCCAATACGCTGCTGGAACTACAAGCCACCATTGACCCCAAGCTGGTGAGGGAGCTAAAGGAGACCTACAGCGAGGCATTTGACCAAAACTGCCCCTACTCCGAAGGGAAAGACATCGCCAATGCGTTCAAAGAAGAAGTGGGAAAAATGGAAGGGCAGGTAAGGGAATTGTTGCAAAGAAAAGGCGACTACCCGTTTTTGGCTATGCTCGAAGAGCACCATGCTTTTTTGGATAAGCTTGGCAAAAAAGAATATGCCTACTATTTGCAAGAAGTCCGACAGTTTTCGGACGAGCTGTTGGATTTTAAAGAGGATGTGTATAGCCCGCTTATGCGCTTCTGGAACGGGGAACAGCGCAAAATATACGATGACATCCGCCATGTGCTCAACGGCGATACCTCCAACCTCGACTATGTGGAGGGCGATGAGCTACAGCGGCTCACAGAAGCCTTTCAGCACCCTAAGCCTTTTGCGGGGAACACTATAAAAGAGGCGAAAGCCGTAAAAGAACAGCTCAGGAAAAAAGTGCTGGAGAAGATAGAAAACGAGAAAAAGAATGCACTAGCCGAAGCCAATAAGGCACTGGGAGAGCTAAGGGAAAGACCTGATTTTACTGGGCTGGAGCTACACCAGCAAGCCCAGATAGCCCAACCACTTGAGGAAGAGATAAGGAAGATAAGCGAGCAGAAATACATTGGCAATATCCAAGTAGCGAAATCAAAAATTAAAGAAATGCTCCTGCCGAGGCAACTCAACGAAATGGCAAGGCTCAACGCCGAAAACCAGCCAACGGCTGCAAACGAACCTACGGTAAAATACAACCGAATAAGTAGGGTGCAGGTGAAATACGACAAAAAGGAAATCCATACCGAGCAGGAAGTGGAAGAGTACATAGCCGCTTACAAAGAAGCCCTTTTGAACGAAATAAAAAACAACCACAGAATAGTGCTATAA
- a CDS encoding DUF1819 family protein encodes MTTEYNFSFTGFSLKVKEMSKIAYKIEQGEEIDYTNELGHGKKTTGQRAFSEIAKRLNVLTERQKELLINGDLVSQKQIALLSVCKCHFFLRDFVVEVLREKQLVFDYQLTFGEFASFIRRKSEVHANLEEKSDSSIYKIRKVTFQILEESGLIDNNRDKTIQPQILAPEVVNAICQDDPNWLKLFFVSDIDIQKLTD; translated from the coding sequence ATGACTACTGAATACAACTTCTCTTTTACAGGTTTTTCTCTCAAAGTAAAAGAAATGAGTAAAATAGCCTATAAAATTGAACAGGGTGAAGAGATTGACTATACTAACGAGTTGGGGCATGGCAAAAAGACAACTGGGCAAAGAGCATTTAGTGAAATAGCTAAAAGGCTGAATGTTTTGACTGAAAGGCAAAAAGAGTTACTGATCAATGGAGATTTGGTTTCTCAAAAGCAAATTGCCTTGCTCTCTGTTTGTAAGTGCCATTTTTTCCTGAGGGATTTTGTAGTTGAAGTGCTAAGGGAAAAGCAGTTGGTCTTTGATTACCAACTGACCTTTGGAGAGTTCGCCTCCTTTATAAGGAGAAAAAGTGAAGTACACGCAAACTTGGAAGAGAAAAGTGATTCATCCATTTACAAAATCAGAAAAGTCACTTTTCAGATATTAGAAGAGTCAGGGTTGATTGATAACAATAGGGATAAAACCATTCAACCTCAAATTTTAGCGCCAGAGGTGGTCAATGCAATTTGCCAAGACGACCCAAATTGGCTAAAATTATTTTTTGTGAGCGATATTGACATTCAAAAATTAACGGATTGA
- a CDS encoding DUF1788 domain-containing protein, translating into MKEIADKFEHLFQVVSSKTFLNKEALGGEIPFFISAYDATKENEVARAIRGLVNKLEENGIHVLELNLFDICCQILEEKGGIERMFRVERAKSKDKFLRALQSSLNIHSVLMPKISELIDAAEADVYFLTGIGLVYPYLRSHNVLNNLQNIAKEAPTVTFFPGEYDGHSLNLFGALKDDNYYRAFNIENIK; encoded by the coding sequence ATGAAAGAAATAGCAGATAAGTTTGAGCATTTATTCCAAGTAGTTTCATCTAAGACTTTTTTAAACAAAGAGGCATTAGGCGGGGAAATCCCATTTTTTATCTCTGCTTATGATGCAACAAAAGAAAACGAAGTGGCAAGGGCTATCAGAGGGTTGGTAAACAAACTGGAGGAAAATGGGATTCACGTGCTTGAACTGAATTTGTTTGACATCTGCTGCCAAATACTTGAAGAAAAAGGGGGGATTGAAAGAATGTTTAGAGTTGAGAGGGCAAAGTCAAAAGACAAGTTTTTGAGGGCTTTGCAGTCAAGCCTCAACATACATAGCGTGCTAATGCCCAAAATAAGCGAGCTTATTGATGCGGCAGAGGCTGATGTATATTTTTTAACTGGAATAGGTTTGGTGTACCCTTACCTACGTTCGCACAACGTGCTGAACAACCTTCAGAATATTGCCAAAGAAGCTCCTACTGTCACGTTTTTCCCTGGAGAATACGATGGGCATTCCCTCAACCTATTTGGGGCACTCAAAGATGACAATTACTACCGTGCATTTAATATCGAAAATATCAAATAA